The Roseococcus microcysteis genome contains a region encoding:
- the metX gene encoding homoserine O-acetyltransferase MetX, producing MNQTAAPPPIEHQRTVLRDGLRLDSGQLIRPLHVAWRSYGTLNADRSNAILICHALTGDQYVAERHPSTGKPGWWANLVGPGLPVDTDRFFVICANVLGGCMGSSGPREEMTDADGNGLGRPWGTDFPSITIRDMVRAQKMLVDHLGIDRLLAVIGGSMGGMQVLEWAATFPQSVFAAAPIACATHHSAQNIAFHEVGRAAIQSDPDWMGGRYWETGRIPERGLSVARMVAHITYLSEAALTRKFGRELQGGSALTFLEDVFQVQSYLRHQGSTFVRRFDANSYLTITRAMDYFDLATEHGGLAKAFSGTPTRFLVASFSSDWLFPTSESRALVRALNAAAARVSFIEITTDKGHDAFLLDEPDFHRALGGFVAGAARDLGL from the coding sequence ATGAACCAGACCGCCGCCCCGCCGCCCATCGAGCACCAGCGCACCGTGCTGCGGGACGGGCTGCGGCTGGACTCCGGGCAGTTGATCCGCCCGCTGCACGTGGCCTGGCGCAGCTATGGCACGCTGAACGCGGACCGCAGCAACGCCATCCTGATCTGCCATGCCCTGACCGGCGACCAATACGTGGCCGAACGCCACCCCAGCACGGGCAAGCCCGGCTGGTGGGCCAACCTGGTGGGTCCGGGCCTGCCGGTGGACACGGACCGCTTCTTCGTCATTTGCGCCAATGTCCTGGGCGGCTGCATGGGGTCGAGCGGCCCGCGCGAGGAGATGACCGACGCGGACGGCAACGGCCTTGGCCGGCCCTGGGGCACGGATTTCCCCTCCATCACCATCCGCGACATGGTCCGCGCCCAGAAGATGCTGGTGGACCATCTGGGCATTGACCGGCTGCTGGCCGTGATCGGCGGCTCCATGGGCGGGATGCAGGTGCTGGAATGGGCCGCCACCTTCCCGCAGAGCGTCTTCGCCGCCGCCCCCATCGCCTGCGCCACGCACCACTCCGCGCAGAACATCGCCTTCCATGAGGTCGGCCGCGCCGCCATCCAGTCCGACCCCGACTGGATGGGCGGGCGCTACTGGGAGACGGGGCGCATCCCCGAGCGCGGCCTGTCCGTCGCGCGCATGGTCGCCCACATCACCTATCTGAGCGAGGCGGCGCTGACCCGGAAGTTCGGGCGCGAACTCCAGGGCGGCTCGGCGCTGACCTTCCTGGAGGATGTGTTCCAGGTGCAGAGCTATCTGCGCCACCAGGGCAGCACCTTCGTTCGGCGCTTCGACGCCAACAGCTACCTCACCATCACCCGCGCCATGGATTATTTCGACCTGGCGACGGAGCATGGCGGGCTGGCCAAGGCCTTCAGCGGCACGCCGACGCGCTTCCTGGTGGCCTCCTTCTCCTCCGACTGGCTGTTTCCCACCTCGGAAAGCCGGGCGCTGGTGCGGGCGCTGAACGCCGCCGCGGCACGCGTCAGCTTCATCGAGATCACGACCGACAAGGGCCACGACGCCTTCCTGCTGGACGAACCCGATTTCCACCGGGCGCTGGGCGGCTTCGTCGCGGGTGCCGCGCGGGATCTGGGGCTGTGA
- a CDS encoding DUF1194 domain-containing protein, with the protein MEPVDVALVLAVDVSASVDFQEFALMIGGLSAAFREPSVLAAATGGPRGAAALSTVFWSDTAEPATPWTRIEDAASAEGFATLLEEAPRLPRPGATALGDGMVAGLALLARCPAPATRSVMDVSGDGRSNRGRPPGPVRDLGVAAGVTINGLAVVNEEPDLLEHYETEVIGGPGAFAMSCADYADFVEAIRRKLIRELRGPGLLVV; encoded by the coding sequence ATGGAGCCGGTGGATGTGGCGCTGGTGCTGGCGGTGGATGTTTCCGCCAGCGTGGACTTCCAGGAATTCGCGCTGATGATCGGCGGGCTCTCCGCCGCCTTTCGCGAGCCATCCGTGCTGGCCGCCGCCACGGGCGGGCCGCGCGGCGCGGCGGCGCTTTCGACCGTCTTCTGGTCCGACACCGCCGAGCCCGCCACGCCCTGGACCCGCATCGAGGACGCGGCCAGCGCCGAAGGCTTCGCCACTTTGCTGGAGGAAGCCCCTCGCCTGCCCCGCCCCGGCGCCACGGCGCTGGGGGATGGGATGGTGGCGGGCCTTGCCCTGCTCGCCCGCTGCCCGGCGCCGGCCACGCGGTCGGTGATGGACGTCTCGGGCGATGGGCGAAGCAATCGCGGCCGCCCCCCGGGCCCGGTGCGTGACCTGGGCGTGGCGGCCGGCGTCACCATCAACGGCCTGGCCGTGGTGAACGAGGAGCCGGACCTGCTGGAGCACTACGAAACGGAGGTCATCGGCGGCCCCGGCGCCTTCGCCATGTCCTGCGCCGACTACGCCGATTTCGTGGAGGCCATCCGCCGCAAGCTGATCCGGGAGCTGCGCGGGCCGGGCCTGCTGGTGGTGTAA
- a CDS encoding MOSC domain-containing protein, translating to MRVEHIYRYPVKGFSAEALEEVALTPGQCLPHDRVYALAQGDSPFDTAAPVWMRKTNFACLAANARIAKLHTAYDPKTSQLVIRPPEGAPLMLDLKKPADRTRLEDFITDYLGEEARGRLRLAEAPGYNFTDIPQKSVSIISLASLAALERAHGMRLDPLRFRANIYVSGGAEWADFDLMGQEIQLGTARLRVWKRIVRCPATEVNPDTAERDARPRACCARISAMPTWACRPRCWKGAASRWAMRWRSSPRPDPSPPEREAWAWSRWMWRWCWRWMFPPAWTSRNSR from the coding sequence ATGCGCGTCGAACACATCTACCGCTACCCCGTAAAGGGATTCTCGGCCGAGGCGCTGGAGGAGGTCGCCCTCACCCCCGGTCAATGCCTGCCGCATGACCGGGTCTATGCCCTGGCCCAGGGGGATTCCCCCTTCGACACGGCCGCCCCCGTCTGGATGCGGAAGACGAATTTCGCCTGCCTGGCCGCCAATGCCCGCATCGCCAAGCTGCACACGGCCTATGATCCCAAGACCTCCCAGCTGGTCATCCGCCCGCCCGAGGGCGCGCCGCTGATGCTGGACCTGAAGAAGCCCGCGGACCGCACCCGGCTTGAGGACTTCATCACCGATTACCTGGGCGAGGAGGCGCGCGGCCGGCTGCGTCTGGCGGAGGCGCCCGGCTACAACTTCACCGACATCCCGCAGAAATCCGTCTCCATCATCTCCCTGGCCAGCCTGGCGGCGCTGGAGCGCGCCCATGGGATGCGGCTTGATCCCCTGCGCTTCCGCGCCAACATCTATGTCTCGGGCGGGGCCGAATGGGCGGATTTCGACCTGATGGGCCAGGAGATCCAGCTCGGCACGGCCAGGCTGCGCGTCTGGAAGCGCATCGTCCGCTGCCCCGCCACCGAGGTGAACCCCGACACGGCCGAGCGTGACGCGCGCCCCCGCGCGTGCTGCGCGAGAATTTCGGCCATGCCGACCTGGGCGTGCAGGCCGAGGTGCTGGAAGGGGGCCGCGTCGCGGTGGGCGATGCGCTGGAGGTCTTCACCCCGGCCTGACCCCTCGCCGCCTGAAAGGGAGGCTTGGGCATGGAGCCGGTGGATGTGGCGCTGGTGCTGGCGGTGGATGTTTCCGCCAGCGTGGACTTCCAGGAATTCGCGCTGA
- a CDS encoding 3'-5' exonuclease, with the protein MQRLLILDIETLPDLTAGRALLNLPEAPDAEIRAALGAHYARAGEAAEAAFLKAPLHRLCCLGLLGAERTDPDEPWRVRYVRAATLADHDEADLLARFDRALQGGPLLVGFNTSGFDIPVLRYRAMALGVPLPHLHGAAGADYLHRFGRMHLDLMDRLSGFRASPAPSLAECCALLGLPLKAEMDGERVEGLWAAGDHARIATYCRADVAATWLVLLRWWVATGSLPPDHARDAFRAFADSIEAGEFGEGLSRHAEVARTLG; encoded by the coding sequence CTGCAAAGGCTGCTCATCCTCGACATCGAGACCCTGCCCGACCTCACCGCCGGGCGGGCGCTGCTGAACCTGCCCGAGGCGCCCGACGCCGAGATCCGCGCCGCTCTCGGCGCCCACTATGCCCGGGCGGGCGAGGCAGCGGAGGCGGCCTTCCTCAAGGCCCCTCTGCACCGGCTCTGTTGCCTGGGCCTGCTGGGCGCGGAGCGCACGGACCCCGACGAGCCCTGGCGCGTGCGCTATGTCCGCGCCGCCACCCTGGCCGACCATGACGAGGCCGATTTGCTGGCCCGCTTCGACCGCGCCCTGCAGGGCGGCCCATTGCTGGTGGGTTTCAACACCTCGGGCTTCGACATTCCCGTGCTGCGCTATCGCGCCATGGCGCTGGGTGTGCCGCTGCCGCACCTGCATGGGGCGGCGGGCGCCGACTACCTGCACCGCTTCGGCCGGATGCACCTCGATTTGATGGACCGGCTTTCGGGGTTCCGCGCCTCGCCGGCGCCCAGCCTCGCGGAATGCTGCGCCCTGCTGGGCCTGCCGCTGAAGGCCGAGATGGATGGGGAGCGGGTGGAGGGCCTCTGGGCGGCCGGCGACCATGCCCGCATCGCCACCTATTGCCGCGCCGATGTGGCCGCGACCTGGCTGGTGCTGCTGCGCTGGTGGGTGGCGACGGGCAGCCTGCCACCCGATCATGCACGCGATGCCTTCCGTGCCTTCGCGGATTCGATCGAGGCAGGGGAGTTCGGCGAAGGGCTGTCGCGGCACGCCGAGGTGGCGCGTACGCTGGGCTGA
- the metW gene encoding methionine biosynthesis protein MetW has protein sequence MRLDLRLIAEMIPERARVLDIGCGDGTLMAHLVTEKSVDARGMEIDMKEATEAVANGLAVIHGDADTDLAFYPDDAFDYVVLSRTLQAVERPREVLNQMLRIGRHAIVSFPNFGHWEVRLKLLLGGRMPDTETWSRPWYETPNIHPCTILDFVALAEMDGHVIERWLAVDERGLKAPWRRSVRLANMFGQQALFLLRRK, from the coding sequence ATGCGCCTCGACCTGCGACTCATCGCGGAGATGATCCCGGAGCGCGCGCGGGTGCTCGACATCGGCTGCGGCGACGGCACGCTGATGGCGCATCTCGTCACCGAGAAGTCGGTGGATGCGCGCGGCATGGAGATCGACATGAAGGAGGCCACCGAGGCGGTGGCCAATGGGCTGGCCGTCATCCATGGCGACGCCGATACGGACCTGGCCTTCTACCCGGATGACGCCTTCGACTACGTGGTGCTGAGCCGCACGCTCCAGGCCGTGGAACGCCCGCGCGAGGTGCTGAACCAGATGCTGCGCATCGGCCGCCACGCGATCGTGAGCTTCCCGAATTTTGGCCATTGGGAGGTGCGGCTGAAGCTGCTGCTCGGCGGCCGCATGCCGGACACCGAGACCTGGAGCCGCCCCTGGTACGAGACGCCCAACATCCACCCCTGCACCATCCTGGACTTCGTCGCGCTGGCCGAGATGGATGGCCATGTCATCGAACGCTGGCTGGCGGTGGATGAGCGCGGGTTGAAGGCGCCCTGGCGGCGTTCGGTGCGCCTGGCCAACATGTTCGGGCAGCAGGCGCTGTTCCTGTTGCGACGCAAATAG
- the phbB gene encoding acetoacetyl-CoA reductase yields the protein MARLAVVTGGTRGIGAAISKGLMAAGRKVVATYGGNDEAAQAFSAETGIPVVKFDVSDFDACVEAVKRIEAEHGPVEILVNNAGITRDAMLRKQTREMWDAVIDTNLGSCFNMCKAVWDGMTGRKFGRIVNIGSINGQAGQLGQVNYAAAKSGIHGFTKALAQEGARAQVTVNAIAPGYVDTEMVRAVPADVLEKIVARIPRGRLGTADDIARGVVFLTADDADFITGSTLSINGGQHMY from the coding sequence ATGGCACGTCTGGCGGTGGTAACGGGGGGCACGCGCGGCATCGGCGCCGCGATCAGCAAGGGGCTCATGGCCGCCGGGCGAAAGGTGGTGGCGACCTATGGCGGGAATGACGAGGCGGCGCAGGCCTTCTCCGCCGAGACGGGCATTCCCGTGGTCAAGTTCGACGTGAGCGACTTCGACGCCTGCGTGGAGGCGGTGAAGCGCATCGAGGCCGAGCACGGCCCCGTCGAGATTCTGGTGAACAATGCCGGCATCACGCGCGACGCCATGCTGCGCAAGCAGACGCGCGAGATGTGGGACGCGGTGATAGATACCAACCTCGGCTCCTGCTTCAACATGTGCAAGGCGGTGTGGGACGGCATGACGGGGCGCAAGTTCGGGCGCATCGTCAACATCGGCTCCATCAACGGCCAGGCGGGGCAGCTGGGCCAAGTGAACTACGCCGCCGCGAAATCCGGCATCCATGGCTTCACCAAGGCGCTGGCGCAGGAAGGCGCCCGCGCGCAGGTCACCGTGAACGCCATCGCACCCGGCTATGTGGACACGGAGATGGTGCGCGCCGTGCCGGCGGATGTGCTGGAGAAGATCGTGGCGCGCATCCCGCGCGGGCGGCTCGGCACCGCCGACGACATCGCCCGTGGCGTGGTCTTCCTGACGGCCGATGATGCCGACTTCATCACGGGCAGCACGCTGTCCATCAATGGCGGACAGCACATGTATTGA
- a CDS encoding DUF1003 domain-containing protein has translation MTARRIKLSAEDQSRLDELRQERPAHLTHPSRRRASRAQRIADAVTALIGSWRFIIIQSVLLALWIAGNVIAYANAWDPYPFILLNLLLSFQAAYTAPIIMMSQNRQAELDRRHAEHDYRVNVKAELEIEALHAKLDALREQEILRLLQLVERLSGAGAAEAPR, from the coding sequence ATGACCGCACGCCGCATCAAGCTCTCCGCCGAGGACCAGTCGCGCCTCGACGAATTGCGACAAGAGCGCCCCGCCCACCTGACCCACCCGTCGCGGCGGCGTGCCAGCCGCGCCCAGCGAATCGCCGACGCGGTGACGGCCCTCATCGGCTCCTGGCGTTTCATCATCATCCAGAGCGTGCTGCTCGCGCTCTGGATCGCGGGAAATGTGATCGCCTATGCGAATGCCTGGGACCCCTACCCCTTCATCCTGCTGAACCTGTTGCTCTCCTTCCAGGCGGCCTACACCGCGCCCATCATCATGATGAGCCAGAACCGCCAGGCCGAACTGGACCGCCGGCACGCCGAGCACGACTACCGCGTGAACGTGAAGGCGGAGCTGGAGATCGAGGCGCTGCACGCCAAGCTTGACGCGCTGCGCGAACAGGAAATCCTGCGGCTGCTGCAACTCGTGGAGCGCCTGTCCGGGGCGGGCGCGGCGGAGGCGCCGCGCTGA
- a CDS encoding chorismate mutase: MPRDRATWRRAPPRYACKRHVRRAPPETAPPETAPSEAALAALRAEIDAADDALHALLMRRAEVVQRLARSAAKPQGTVLRPGREARILRRLLAGHRGAMPRATLVQVWREIFAGSIAQQASFSVSLPADPALARLAASHFGAATPLRQHPSAGAALSALGQREAAVAVLPWPRESDNEAESWWMRLDAQHLSIIARLPFLSEREPPLEAAVVALYPADPSGEDARLVRVELPGTPDRASVAAMFPGGRVVVLRREGTHTLALIETDGPVPADAAVLGRYAIPERGAPSA; the protein is encoded by the coding sequence CTGCCCCGCGACCGGGCAACTTGGCGCCGCGCGCCCCCCCGCTATGCGTGCAAGAGACATGTCCGACGCGCCCCCCCTGAGACCGCCCCGCCCGAGACCGCGCCCTCCGAGGCCGCGCTGGCCGCCCTGCGCGCCGAGATTGACGCCGCCGATGATGCCCTGCACGCCCTGCTGATGCGCCGGGCCGAGGTGGTGCAGCGCCTGGCCCGCAGCGCCGCCAAGCCGCAGGGCACCGTGCTGCGCCCGGGGCGCGAGGCCCGTATCCTCCGCCGCCTGCTGGCCGGCCACCGCGGCGCCATGCCGCGCGCCACGCTGGTGCAGGTCTGGCGGGAGATCTTCGCCGGCTCCATCGCGCAGCAGGCCAGCTTCTCGGTGTCCCTGCCGGCGGACCCGGCGCTGGCCCGGCTGGCCGCCTCGCATTTCGGCGCGGCCACGCCGCTGCGCCAGCACCCCTCGGCCGGCGCCGCCCTCTCCGCGCTCGGCCAGCGCGAGGCCGCGGTGGCCGTGCTGCCCTGGCCGCGCGAGAGCGACAACGAGGCCGAAAGCTGGTGGATGCGCCTCGACGCCCAGCACCTCTCCATCATCGCGCGCCTGCCCTTCCTGAGCGAGCGTGAGCCGCCGCTGGAAGCCGCGGTCGTCGCCCTCTACCCGGCCGACCCCTCGGGCGAGGACGCAAGGCTGGTGCGGGTGGAACTGCCCGGCACGCCGGACCGCGCCTCGGTGGCCGCCATGTTCCCCGGCGGCCGGGTCGTGGTGCTGCGCCGCGAGGGCACCCACACCCTGGCCCTGATCGAGACCGACGGCCCCGTGCCGGCCGATGCGGCCGTGCTCGGCCGCTACGCCATCCCCGAACGAGGAGCGCCCTCCGCGTGA
- the clpB gene encoding ATP-dependent chaperone ClpB, whose translation MDIEKFTERARGFLQAAQTIAIREYHQRLTPEHLLKALLDDEHGAAAGLIGAAGGDAAAVRAAVEAALKKLPSVQGGGAGQPNAAPELVRALDAAQQSATKAGDAYVAQDRMLLGLALTSGPAADALKAGHVTAPALEEAIQRLRKGRRVDAPNAEESFDALKKYARDITEAARNGKLDPVIGRDEEIRRTIQVLARRTKNNPVLIGEPGVGKTAIVEGLALRVAKGDVPEALKDKRVMSLDLGAMVAGAKYRGEFEERLKGVLKEVEAAEGKIILFIDELHTLVGAGKADGAMDASNLLKPALARGELHCIGATTLAEYRKHIEKDAALARRFQPVFVGEPSVEDTISILRGIREKYELHHGVRIADAALVAAATLSNRYITDRFLPDKAIDLVDEAASRLRMMVDSKPEELDELDRRLLQLKIEREALKREEDEASRDRLAKLERELAELEERSSAMTAAWEAEKGQVVETQKLKEQLDAARTEQELAERRGDLNKAAELRYGTIPQLEKKLADAGEGGARLVNEAVTEEGIAGVVSRWTGIPVEKMLEGERAKLLRMEDALRKRVVGQEEALEAVSKAVRRARAGLQDPNRPIGSFLFLGPTGVGKTELVKAVASFLFDDDRAMTRIDMSEFMEKHAVSRLIGAPPGYVGYEEGGALTEAIRRRPYQVILFDEVEKAHEDVFNILLQVLDDGRLTDGQGRTVDFRNCIIVLTSNLGAHAIAELADDADIEQARPAVMRAVRDRFRPEFLNRLDEIVLFRRLARTDMDVIVDIQLERLRALLDDRKIGLALDESARAWLAEAGYDPVYGARPLKRVIQRNLQDKMAVLLLEGQVRSGDTVRVTTKGDELALEVEVAPAA comes from the coding sequence ATGGACATCGAGAAGTTTACCGAGCGCGCCCGCGGGTTTCTCCAGGCCGCGCAGACCATCGCGATCCGCGAATACCATCAGCGCCTGACGCCGGAGCATCTGCTCAAGGCGCTGCTCGACGACGAGCACGGCGCGGCGGCCGGGCTGATCGGCGCCGCCGGCGGCGATGCGGCCGCGGTGCGGGCGGCGGTGGAGGCGGCGCTGAAGAAGCTTCCCTCCGTACAGGGTGGAGGCGCCGGCCAGCCCAATGCCGCGCCGGAACTGGTGCGCGCGCTGGATGCCGCCCAGCAATCGGCCACCAAGGCCGGCGACGCCTATGTGGCGCAGGACCGGATGTTGCTGGGCCTGGCGCTGACGTCCGGGCCGGCGGCCGACGCGCTGAAGGCCGGCCATGTCACGGCGCCCGCGCTGGAAGAGGCCATCCAGCGCCTCCGCAAGGGACGTCGCGTGGACGCGCCCAATGCCGAGGAAAGCTTTGACGCGCTGAAGAAGTATGCGCGCGACATCACCGAGGCGGCGCGCAACGGCAAGCTCGACCCCGTCATCGGCCGCGACGAGGAAATCCGCCGCACCATCCAGGTGCTGGCCCGGCGCACCAAGAACAACCCCGTGTTGATCGGTGAGCCCGGCGTGGGCAAGACCGCGATCGTGGAGGGGCTGGCGCTGCGGGTCGCCAAGGGCGACGTGCCGGAGGCCTTGAAGGACAAGCGCGTGATGTCGCTGGACCTCGGCGCCATGGTGGCCGGGGCCAAGTATCGCGGGGAGTTCGAGGAACGCCTGAAGGGCGTGCTGAAGGAGGTGGAGGCCGCCGAAGGCAAGATCATCCTCTTCATTGACGAGCTGCACACCCTGGTGGGCGCGGGCAAGGCGGATGGGGCGATGGATGCCTCCAACCTGCTGAAGCCGGCCTTGGCGCGGGGTGAGCTGCACTGCATCGGCGCCACCACCCTGGCCGAATACCGCAAGCACATCGAGAAGGACGCGGCGTTGGCCCGGCGCTTTCAGCCGGTCTTCGTGGGCGAGCCGTCGGTGGAGGACACGATCAGCATCCTCCGCGGCATCCGCGAGAAATATGAGCTGCACCACGGGGTTCGCATCGCGGACGCCGCGCTGGTGGCGGCGGCGACCCTGTCCAACCGTTACATCACGGACCGCTTCCTGCCCGACAAGGCAATTGACCTCGTGGACGAGGCAGCGTCGCGCCTGCGGATGATGGTGGACAGCAAGCCGGAAGAGCTGGACGAGCTGGACCGCCGCCTCCTGCAATTGAAGATTGAGCGGGAGGCGCTGAAGCGGGAGGAGGACGAGGCCTCACGTGATCGCCTGGCGAAGCTCGAACGGGAATTGGCCGAGCTGGAGGAGCGTTCCAGCGCGATGACCGCCGCCTGGGAGGCCGAAAAGGGCCAGGTGGTCGAGACCCAGAAGCTCAAGGAGCAACTGGACGCCGCCCGAACGGAGCAGGAACTGGCCGAGCGCCGCGGCGACCTGAACAAGGCGGCGGAGCTGCGCTACGGCACCATCCCGCAGCTGGAGAAGAAGCTGGCCGATGCCGGCGAGGGCGGGGCCAGGCTGGTGAACGAGGCGGTGACCGAGGAGGGCATCGCCGGCGTCGTCAGCCGATGGACCGGCATTCCCGTCGAAAAGATGCTGGAGGGGGAGCGTGCCAAGCTGCTCCGGATGGAAGACGCGTTGCGCAAGCGCGTGGTCGGCCAGGAGGAGGCGCTGGAGGCGGTGTCCAAGGCCGTTCGGCGCGCCCGCGCCGGCCTGCAGGATCCGAACCGGCCCATCGGCAGCTTCCTGTTCCTGGGGCCGACGGGCGTGGGCAAGACGGAGCTGGTGAAGGCCGTCGCCTCCTTCCTGTTCGACGATGACCGGGCGATGACGCGCATCGACATGAGCGAGTTCATGGAGAAGCACGCTGTTTCGCGGCTGATCGGCGCACCCCCGGGCTATGTCGGCTATGAGGAAGGGGGTGCCCTGACCGAGGCCATTCGCCGGCGGCCCTACCAGGTGATCCTCTTCGACGAGGTCGAGAAGGCGCATGAGGATGTGTTCAACATTCTGCTGCAGGTTCTGGACGACGGCCGATTGACGGATGGCCAGGGGCGGACGGTGGATTTCCGCAACTGCATCATCGTGCTGACCAGCAACCTCGGCGCCCATGCCATTGCAGAACTGGCCGATGACGCCGATATCGAGCAGGCGCGGCCCGCCGTGATGCGCGCGGTGCGCGACCGCTTCCGGCCGGAATTCCTGAACCGGCTGGACGAAATCGTGCTGTTCCGCCGCCTGGCGCGGACGGACATGGACGTGATCGTGGACATCCAGCTGGAACGGCTGCGGGCGCTGTTGGACGACCGCAAGATCGGCCTTGCGCTGGATGAGTCGGCGCGGGCCTGGCTGGCCGAGGCGGGATATGATCCGGTTTATGGCGCGCGGCCGCTGAAGCGCGTCATCCAGCGGAATTTGCAGGATAAAATGGCTGTGCTGCTGCTGGAGGGCCAAGTGCGGTCGGGCGACACGGTCCGCGTGACGACCAAGGGGGATGAACTCGCCCTGGAGGTCGAGGTTGCGCCTGCTGCGTAG
- a CDS encoding DinB family protein, with the protein MSAALLMRAQARNNAWANHRLLTACAALSQAEFEASRTGFFPSLRATLNHILVIDLFYVDALEGGTLGPAAWADPEPCRTLAELHAAQAAVDRRLMAWCDALTDDDMGRIIHVHRGQRVQTERADRLLLHIFQHQVHHRGQAHAMLSGTSVRPPQLDEFYSRGEADLRAPEFAALGFTEADLWQEGA; encoded by the coding sequence GTGAGCGCGGCGCTGCTGATGCGCGCCCAGGCGCGCAACAATGCCTGGGCGAACCACCGCCTGCTGACGGCCTGCGCCGCCCTGTCCCAGGCCGAGTTCGAGGCGTCGCGCACGGGGTTCTTCCCCTCGCTCCGCGCCACGCTCAACCACATCCTGGTGATTGACCTGTTCTATGTGGACGCGCTGGAGGGCGGCACGCTGGGCCCCGCCGCCTGGGCGGACCCCGAGCCCTGCCGCACGCTGGCGGAACTGCACGCCGCCCAGGCCGCGGTGGACCGGCGGCTGATGGCCTGGTGCGACGCGCTGACGGATGACGACATGGGCCGCATCATCCATGTGCATCGCGGCCAGCGCGTGCAGACGGAGCGCGCGGACCGCTTGCTGCTGCACATCTTTCAGCACCAGGTGCATCATCGCGGCCAGGCCCATGCGATGCTGTCGGGCACCTCGGTGCGGCCCCCGCAGCTCGATGAATTCTACAGCCGGGGCGAGGCCGATCTGCGCGCCCCCGAATTCGCCGCCCTGGGCTTCACCGAGGCCGACCTCTGGCAGGAGGGCGCATGA
- a CDS encoding prephenate/arogenate dehydrogenase family protein — protein sequence MAVEPLFQRLCLIGAGLIGGSIARRNQETRALAGEVVVTARSAATRARVRELGFADRVVDSAAEAVQGADAVILCVPVGAYASVMREIAPHLAPGTILSDVGSTKGSVVRDLTPLLPPGVHLVPAHPMAGTEYSGPDAGFATLFDGRYCIVTPTEATDPDALEKVREFWRRCGSTVEAMDPVTHDKVVAIVSHLPHLIAFTICGTADDLSEETRESVLKFAASGFRDFTRIAASDVAMWRDVFLNNREAVLEMLARFTEDAQAFGRAIRWGQEEFIVDRIQRGRKIRSGLIERKQA from the coding sequence ATGGCGGTTGAACCCCTCTTCCAGCGTCTCTGTCTGATCGGTGCGGGGCTGATTGGCGGCTCCATCGCCCGCCGCAACCAGGAGACCCGCGCGCTGGCGGGCGAGGTGGTGGTCACCGCCCGCAGCGCGGCCACGCGCGCGCGGGTGCGGGAACTGGGCTTCGCCGACCGCGTGGTGGACAGCGCGGCCGAGGCGGTCCAGGGCGCCGATGCCGTCATCCTCTGCGTGCCGGTGGGCGCCTATGCCTCGGTCATGCGCGAGATCGCGCCGCATCTGGCGCCGGGCACCATCCTCTCCGATGTGGGGTCCACCAAGGGCTCGGTCGTCCGAGACCTGACGCCGCTGCTGCCGCCCGGCGTGCATCTCGTGCCGGCGCACCCCATGGCAGGCACGGAGTATTCCGGCCCCGATGCCGGTTTCGCCACGCTGTTCGACGGGCGCTACTGCATTGTCACGCCCACCGAGGCCACGGATCCGGACGCGCTGGAGAAGGTGCGGGAGTTCTGGCGCCGCTGCGGCTCCACCGTGGAAGCCATGGACCCGGTGACGCATGACAAGGTGGTGGCGATCGTCTCGCATCTGCCGCACCTCATCGCCTTCACCATCTGCGGCACGGCCGATGACCTGTCCGAGGAAACGCGCGAAAGCGTGCTGAAATTCGCGGCCTCGGGCTTCCGGGACTTCACCCGCATCGCGGCCAGTGACGTGGCCATGTGGCGCGACGTCTTCCTCAACAACCGCGAGGCCGTGCTGGAAATGCTGGCGCGCTTCACGGAAGATGCCCAGGCTTTCGGCCGGGCCATCCGCTGGGGGCAGGAGGAGTTCATCGTGGACCGCATCCAGCGTGGGCGGAAAATCCGCAGCGGGCTGATCGAGCGCAAGCAGGCCTGA